In Chitinophaga nivalis, a single genomic region encodes these proteins:
- a CDS encoding arsenate reductase family protein, whose product MNKIYHLSTCGTCKKILEEIKAKDRGFILQDIKKEKITPEQLEEMHALAGSYEALFSRRSQQYRPMGLHEKELSEKDYRDLILQEYSFLKRPVAVLGNRIYIGAEVKNA is encoded by the coding sequence ATGAATAAAATTTATCATCTGTCTACCTGCGGTACCTGCAAGAAAATACTGGAGGAAATAAAAGCGAAGGATCGCGGATTTATTTTACAGGACATCAAGAAAGAGAAGATTACGCCGGAGCAGCTGGAGGAAATGCATGCGCTGGCAGGAAGTTACGAAGCTTTATTCAGCCGTCGGTCGCAGCAATACCGGCCTATGGGGCTGCATGAAAAAGAGCTGAGTGAAAAAGATTACCGGGATTTGATTTTACAGGAATATTCTTTTCTGAAACGTCCGGTAGCTGTGCTGGGCAACAGAATTTATATCGGCGCTGAGGTGAAAAACGCCTAG
- a CDS encoding glycosyltransferase, with protein sequence MSTTPTARKILVVPLDWGLGHATRDIPLIHEMLNAGCEVFIAAEGKHAALLRQEFPQLTILPLPGYRILYAQKGKFFGWKIIQQIPKIFRTIRYEQRWLKKIVAEYQIDAVISDNRFGLYHKDIPTVFITHQLLIKTPFGGAIERFLQKANYHFIRKYSACWVPDFPGDNNLSGELAHPAHLPPQLTYIGCLSRFEPRTDVPKKYDLLVLISGPEPQRTNLEQMILEQIRSLPITALIVSGKPDMPQQSGVTPNVTQVNHLNATQLNEAMLASDIILSRSGYTTLMDLAKLNKKAILIPTPGQSEQVYLGEYLMEKGYFYSLPQEKFDLKTALDAAAKFPFRSFHHEQDMNQYKQVVHQFLEQLKKK encoded by the coding sequence TTGTCCACAACTCCTACCGCCCGTAAAATTCTTGTGGTACCCCTGGATTGGGGCCTTGGACATGCCACCCGGGATATTCCGTTAATCCATGAAATGCTTAACGCAGGATGCGAAGTTTTTATTGCAGCAGAGGGCAAACACGCTGCTTTATTACGACAGGAATTCCCACAGCTGACCATTCTTCCGCTTCCCGGCTATCGCATACTGTATGCGCAGAAAGGAAAGTTCTTCGGCTGGAAAATTATCCAGCAGATACCTAAAATATTCCGGACAATCAGGTATGAACAACGCTGGTTGAAGAAGATAGTCGCTGAGTATCAGATCGATGCAGTTATTTCCGACAACCGTTTCGGCCTGTATCACAAAGATATTCCCACTGTTTTCATCACCCACCAGCTGTTGATAAAAACACCTTTCGGCGGCGCCATAGAGCGTTTCCTGCAGAAAGCCAACTACCACTTTATCCGCAAATACAGCGCATGCTGGGTACCTGACTTTCCCGGAGATAATAACCTTTCCGGAGAACTGGCCCACCCGGCACACTTACCGCCGCAGCTAACCTACATTGGTTGCTTAAGCCGTTTTGAGCCCCGTACAGACGTACCCAAAAAGTATGATCTGCTGGTGCTGATTTCCGGACCGGAGCCACAGCGCACCAACCTGGAACAGATGATCCTGGAACAAATCCGGTCATTGCCCATCACCGCCCTGATTGTCAGTGGAAAACCAGATATGCCGCAGCAAAGTGGGGTAACCCCGAACGTTACACAGGTAAACCACCTCAATGCTACGCAGCTCAATGAAGCCATGCTCGCCTCAGATATCATCCTGAGCCGATCCGGCTACACCACCCTGATGGACCTGGCCAAACTGAATAAAAAGGCAATCCTGATCCCCACACCGGGGCAGTCAGAACAGGTATATCTGGGAGAATACCTGATGGAGAAAGGATACTTTTATTCCCTTCCCCAGGAAAAATTTGACCTGAAAACAGCACTGGATGCCGCCGCCAAATTTCCGTTCCGTTCATTTCACCATGAACAGGATATGAACCAGTACAAACAGGTGGTACACCAGTTCCTGGAACAACTCAAGAAAAAATAA
- a CDS encoding formimidoylglutamase, whose product MADFSHLQDFLHPVSKALLNDDQEYDPFQIGGVIDVYDEHHQPDIDAADVVLLGVGEERGTTSGRTATGGPDAIRREFFRLYNWHRDIKLADVGNLRSGAFLADAYAAMKTVVAELLQANKTVIILGGSHDLTYAQYKAYAAQQLIIEATVADALIDLQEESSVRSERFLMDILTEQPNYLRHYNHLGFQSYFVHPRMLETLDKLRFDCYRLGRIRENMEEAEPVLRHSDLFSLDINIIRHTDAPANHLSPNGFSGEEACSLARYAGMSSRLSSFGIYGYQPEKDKEQLTARQISQMMWYFMDGRAVKKKEALLEDRDAFWEFHIAFSDIETVFLKSKKTGRWWMQLPDREFVPCAYNDYLLASNNEMPERWLRHQERL is encoded by the coding sequence ATGGCAGATTTTTCGCACCTGCAGGATTTTTTACACCCTGTTTCAAAGGCATTGCTGAACGACGATCAGGAGTACGATCCGTTTCAAATTGGCGGCGTGATTGATGTATATGATGAACATCATCAACCCGATATTGATGCGGCAGATGTAGTATTACTGGGCGTAGGTGAAGAAAGAGGTACGACCAGTGGCAGAACGGCTACCGGTGGCCCCGATGCTATCCGCCGCGAATTTTTCCGTTTGTATAACTGGCATAGAGATATTAAACTCGCCGATGTGGGTAACCTGCGTTCCGGCGCATTTCTGGCAGATGCCTATGCTGCTATGAAAACAGTGGTCGCTGAATTATTGCAGGCCAATAAAACCGTTATTATACTGGGTGGTTCCCACGATCTTACCTACGCACAATATAAAGCCTATGCTGCCCAGCAACTTATCATTGAAGCTACGGTGGCAGACGCACTGATTGATCTCCAGGAAGAGTCCTCCGTTCGCAGTGAACGTTTCCTGATGGATATACTCACAGAACAGCCTAATTATCTCCGGCATTATAACCACCTGGGTTTTCAAAGTTACTTTGTACATCCCCGGATGCTGGAAACCCTGGATAAATTACGCTTCGACTGCTACCGGTTAGGACGTATCCGCGAGAATATGGAAGAAGCAGAACCGGTGCTGCGGCATTCAGATTTATTCAGCCTGGATATTAACATTATCCGGCATACCGATGCTCCTGCCAATCACCTCTCCCCTAACGGATTCAGTGGAGAAGAAGCATGTTCGCTTGCCCGTTATGCGGGCATGAGCAGCCGTCTCTCCTCTTTTGGTATTTATGGCTATCAGCCGGAAAAAGATAAAGAACAACTCACTGCCCGGCAAATCTCCCAGATGATGTGGTATTTTATGGATGGCCGCGCGGTGAAAAAGAAAGAAGCCCTGCTGGAAGACCGGGACGCCTTCTGGGAATTTCATATAGCCTTCTCCGATATAGAAACCGTGTTTCTGAAAAGCAAAAAAACCGGTCGCTGGTGGATGCAATTACCAGACCGGGAATTTGTTCCCTGTGCGTATAATGATTATTTACTGGCGAGTAACAATGAAATGCCGGAACGCTGGTTAAGACACCAGGAGCGGTTGTAA
- a CDS encoding lysozyme inhibitor LprI family protein: protein MKSLLVLLMLIIAGTGVAFSQTQGAMNKEAAQSYKEADKKLNDVYQQILKDYAANKTFINNLKEAQRLWIQLRDAQVKAMFPAATKSYGSMFPVCKANYLSELTQQRTETLLVWLNGLPQGETCTGSIGAKE from the coding sequence ATGAAATCACTTTTAGTTTTACTGATGCTGATCATTGCCGGCACCGGTGTTGCTTTTTCACAGACGCAGGGAGCGATGAACAAGGAAGCAGCACAATCCTACAAAGAAGCGGATAAAAAACTGAACGACGTTTATCAGCAGATCCTGAAAGATTATGCCGCCAATAAAACTTTCATTAACAACCTGAAAGAGGCACAGCGCCTGTGGATACAATTGCGGGACGCGCAGGTAAAAGCCATGTTCCCCGCAGCGACTAAAAGTTATGGTAGTATGTTCCCGGTTTGCAAAGCCAATTATCTCTCCGAACTCACCCAACAAAGAACGGAGACCTTACTGGTATGGCTAAACGGACTACCACAGGGCGAAACCTGTACCGGTTCCATAGGGGCGAAGGAGTAA
- a CDS encoding class I SAM-dependent methyltransferase, producing MDTTHDYLSANKEMWNQRTGVHVKSDFYDMPGFLQGNTSLKAIELALLGDVQDKTILHLQCHFGQDTLSLARMGATVTGMDLSDAAIHQANTLTEQLQLTSKARFVCCDLYSLPAHLEGTFDRVFTSYGTIGWLPDLDKWAGVIAHFLKPGGHFIMADFHPVVWMFDDNFTTVAYDYFNTAPIIEESTGTYTDRQADLKHVSYSWNHPLSEIITSLTSKGLQLQVFEEHDYSPYNCFNNTIEKDGRFYIKGMEGKLPMVYAFKFLKPY from the coding sequence ATGGATACTACACACGATTATCTCAGCGCCAATAAGGAAATGTGGAATCAACGTACAGGCGTGCACGTTAAGTCCGACTTTTATGATATGCCAGGTTTCCTGCAGGGAAATACCTCCCTGAAAGCCATTGAGCTGGCGCTACTGGGAGATGTACAGGATAAAACCATTCTCCACCTGCAATGCCATTTCGGACAGGACACTTTATCCCTGGCCAGAATGGGGGCGACTGTTACTGGTATGGATTTATCCGATGCAGCTATCCACCAGGCCAATACCCTGACAGAACAATTACAGCTGACATCCAAAGCCCGCTTTGTTTGCTGTGATCTTTATAGTCTTCCGGCTCACCTGGAAGGTACTTTTGATAGGGTATTTACCTCTTACGGCACCATTGGCTGGTTACCCGACCTCGACAAATGGGCCGGTGTAATTGCCCATTTTTTGAAGCCCGGCGGCCACTTTATCATGGCGGACTTTCACCCGGTGGTATGGATGTTCGATGATAACTTTACCACCGTTGCCTACGACTATTTCAATACGGCGCCCATCATAGAAGAAAGCACCGGTACGTATACCGACCGGCAGGCAGACCTTAAACACGTCTCCTATTCCTGGAATCATCCGCTCAGCGAAATCATTACTTCCCTGACCAGCAAAGGATTACAGTTACAGGTGTTTGAAGAGCATGATTATTCTCCTTACAATTGTTTTAATAATACGATCGAAAAAGACGGGCGTTTTTATATCAAAGGCATGGAAGGAAAATTACCTATGGTATATGCTTTCAAATTTTTAAAACCATACTAA
- a CDS encoding M16 family metallopeptidase — protein MNRTIPPPIKDAVEFDITLKPYEKFTLDNGIPVYVVKSEEQDTLQLDLVFPAGSWYENESMEAAATNFLMKNGTSKHTALEINESIDYYGAYLNRNAHHENATYTLHCLTKHTEVLLPILQEVILDPAFPEEELNLYKQNQKQKLAVNLQKCDFVANRFIDKYLFGDFHPYGRVSSMMAYDALQVEGLRAFYKKHYTYNNCRIFVAGNMPATIIQLLNQYFGTTQWNGTSELIKLDLPVQPAEEKKFRIFNDENGVQGAVRVARHFPNRYHPDFPKMLVLNTILGGYFGSRLMSNIREEKGYTYGIYSQLYNFRQVSAINIQTEAGRDVCEATIDEVYKELLRLQQEPVPAEELDLVRNYMIGSILGDLDGAFQLIQRWKNLILNDLDENYFYNNIRTIKTITAAEIQQLAQQYYTPGDFYELVVI, from the coding sequence ATGAACAGAACTATTCCTCCTCCCATTAAAGATGCCGTGGAGTTTGACATAACGCTGAAGCCGTACGAAAAATTCACCCTGGACAACGGTATTCCCGTATATGTGGTCAAGTCCGAAGAACAGGATACACTGCAACTGGATCTGGTATTTCCGGCAGGTAGCTGGTATGAAAATGAAAGCATGGAAGCCGCGGCTACCAACTTTCTGATGAAGAACGGTACCAGCAAACATACTGCCCTGGAAATAAATGAAAGCATTGATTATTATGGCGCTTATCTGAACAGAAACGCCCATCATGAAAATGCCACCTATACCCTGCATTGCTTAACCAAGCATACAGAAGTATTGTTGCCGATACTCCAGGAAGTAATACTGGACCCGGCATTTCCGGAAGAAGAGCTGAACCTGTATAAACAGAATCAAAAACAAAAACTGGCGGTGAACCTGCAGAAATGCGATTTTGTGGCCAATCGTTTTATTGATAAATACCTGTTCGGCGACTTCCATCCATATGGCCGCGTAAGCAGTATGATGGCCTACGATGCCTTACAGGTGGAAGGGCTGCGTGCTTTTTATAAAAAACACTACACCTACAACAACTGCCGCATCTTTGTAGCCGGTAACATGCCGGCAACTATCATTCAGCTGCTCAATCAGTATTTTGGCACCACACAGTGGAACGGTACTTCCGAATTGATTAAGCTGGATCTGCCTGTGCAACCGGCGGAAGAAAAAAAATTCCGCATCTTCAATGATGAAAATGGGGTACAGGGCGCCGTACGCGTTGCCCGTCATTTCCCGAACCGTTATCATCCTGATTTCCCCAAAATGCTGGTGCTGAACACCATCCTGGGCGGATATTTCGGATCTCGGCTGATGAGCAATATCCGGGAAGAAAAGGGGTATACCTATGGTATCTATTCCCAGCTGTATAATTTCCGGCAGGTGAGTGCTATCAACATCCAGACAGAAGCCGGCCGCGATGTTTGCGAGGCTACCATCGATGAAGTATACAAAGAATTACTTCGCCTGCAACAGGAGCCTGTGCCTGCAGAAGAACTGGACCTGGTACGCAACTATATGATCGGTTCTATCCTGGGCGACCTGGATGGTGCCTTCCAGTTGATCCAACGCTGGAAAAACCTGATCCTCAACGATCTGGATGAAAATTATTTCTATAACAATATCCGTACTATTAAAACCATTACGGCCGCGGAAATCCAGCAACTGGCGCAACAATATTATACGCCGGGCGATTTCTATGAACTGGTGGTTATTTAG
- a CDS encoding M16 family metallopeptidase — MIHYNKFTLANGLRVVVHEDHTTPMAVVNVLYDVGARDENPEQTGFAHLFEHLMFGGSVNIPEYDEPLQMAGGENNAYTTSDLTNYYIQLPAENIETGFWLESDRMLSLAFSEKSLDVQRKVVSEEFKEHYINKPYGDVWHKMRELAYSSHPYRWMTIGKELSHIENAQLDDVKSFFFKFYRPVNAILSVAGKVTVAQVKELAEKWFGDIPSGEKYVRNLPVEPVQTAAHKLEVKANVPLDALYKCYHMHARTDKRYYAADLISDILGGGSSSRLHQTLVKEKKLFSNIDCYHFGTLDAGLLTIEGKLVKGVKMKDAEKAIQIELEKLQQEIIPERELQKVKNRVESLLAFEDMSLLNRANNLAFYELLGDAELMNKEFQNYEVVTAAELHEEAQQLFDEKNSNTIYYHAAN, encoded by the coding sequence ATGATTCATTATAATAAATTCACACTGGCTAACGGACTCAGGGTAGTGGTCCACGAAGACCACACAACCCCAATGGCTGTAGTAAATGTGCTGTACGATGTAGGCGCAAGGGATGAAAATCCTGAACAAACCGGCTTTGCGCACTTATTTGAACACCTGATGTTTGGTGGCTCCGTCAATATTCCTGAATATGATGAGCCTTTGCAAATGGCCGGTGGTGAAAACAACGCTTACACCACCAGCGATCTGACCAACTATTACATACAGCTACCCGCAGAAAATATCGAAACCGGCTTCTGGCTGGAAAGCGACCGGATGTTATCCCTGGCTTTCAGCGAAAAAAGTCTGGATGTACAACGTAAGGTAGTATCTGAAGAGTTTAAAGAACACTATATCAATAAGCCTTATGGCGATGTATGGCACAAAATGCGGGAACTGGCTTACTCCAGTCACCCTTATCGCTGGATGACCATCGGCAAGGAATTATCGCATATTGAAAATGCTCAACTGGATGATGTAAAATCCTTCTTCTTTAAATTCTATCGTCCGGTTAATGCCATTCTTTCCGTGGCAGGTAAAGTAACCGTAGCACAGGTAAAAGAACTGGCAGAAAAATGGTTCGGCGATATTCCTTCCGGGGAAAAATACGTCCGTAATCTGCCTGTTGAACCGGTGCAGACAGCTGCCCATAAACTGGAAGTAAAGGCCAATGTGCCATTGGATGCTTTGTATAAATGCTACCATATGCATGCCCGTACCGACAAACGTTATTATGCGGCAGACCTGATCTCCGATATCCTCGGTGGCGGCAGCTCCTCCCGTTTGCATCAGACGCTCGTAAAAGAGAAAAAACTGTTCAGCAATATCGACTGTTACCACTTCGGTACACTGGATGCCGGCTTGCTGACCATTGAAGGCAAACTGGTGAAAGGTGTAAAAATGAAAGACGCCGAAAAAGCGATCCAGATAGAACTCGAAAAGCTGCAACAGGAGATTATTCCGGAACGGGAATTACAAAAGGTAAAAAACCGTGTGGAAAGCCTGCTGGCCTTTGAAGATATGAGCTTGCTCAACCGTGCCAACAACCTGGCTTTCTATGAGCTGTTAGGCGACGCGGAATTAATGAACAAGGAGTTTCAAAATTATGAAGTAGTAACGGCAGCAGAGCTCCATGAAGAAGCCCAACAGCTTTTCGATGAGAAAAACTCCAATACCATTTACTACCATGCAGCTAACTGA
- a CDS encoding retropepsin-like aspartic protease, giving the protein MWRYSWIVIIPLFCFAVLPATAQRRGITAVIDNKKPLAVIPFQLKGKQVIIPVTLSGSSDTLRFIFDTGAEVTVLHSGTAERLKLGSSRQGFMSGTNNAMIKTPMATLNALYFKEVRMPYVSAYLENLDNLGQVDGVIGIALLKNYIVKIDYLQQQLLLFRQGSTPTSNTGRLLHFQLNFTTPVIEAAIQLPDGSNLAGHYHITTGGDYGILFNWPYVEKYRLHERLPTLSTDRVQDMVKVLTYTNSSVSELKLGGYPIGSVPVSYCKDINDLGVFTEVAGAIGFDVWKQFTVTINYDKKELYIELPKGKQQ; this is encoded by the coding sequence ATGTGGCGTTATTCCTGGATAGTAATCATCCCGCTTTTTTGCTTTGCCGTTTTACCCGCTACCGCACAACGCAGGGGTATCACCGCAGTCATAGATAATAAAAAACCGCTGGCCGTCATCCCTTTTCAGTTAAAAGGCAAACAGGTAATCATTCCTGTAACCCTTTCCGGCAGCAGCGATACCCTGCGGTTTATTTTTGATACCGGGGCAGAAGTGACCGTACTACATAGCGGCACTGCAGAAAGATTAAAACTGGGCAGCAGCCGGCAGGGATTCATGAGTGGTACCAACAACGCCATGATCAAAACGCCGATGGCTACCCTCAATGCCCTGTATTTCAAAGAAGTAAGGATGCCCTACGTAAGTGCCTATCTGGAAAATCTCGATAACCTGGGCCAGGTAGATGGAGTAATCGGTATCGCCCTGCTGAAAAACTACATCGTAAAAATTGATTATCTCCAGCAACAACTCCTGCTATTCCGCCAGGGAAGCACCCCAACAAGTAATACCGGCCGCCTGCTACATTTCCAGCTGAATTTTACAACACCCGTAATAGAAGCCGCTATTCAGCTGCCTGATGGCAGCAACCTGGCCGGCCACTATCACATTACCACCGGTGGCGACTATGGTATACTTTTCAACTGGCCCTATGTGGAAAAGTACCGGCTGCACGAACGGCTGCCAACCCTGAGTACCGATAGGGTACAGGACATGGTAAAAGTATTAACCTATACCAACAGCAGCGTATCGGAGCTGAAACTGGGCGGATACCCCATCGGCAGCGTACCGGTCAGCTATTGTAAAGATATCAACGACCTGGGGGTATTCACGGAAGTAGCCGGTGCTATTGGTTTCGACGTCTGGAAACAGTTTACCGTCACGATAAATTACGATAAAAAAGAGCTCTATATAGAGCTCCCCAAAGGGAAACAGCAATAA
- a CDS encoding aspartyl protease family protein has protein sequence MHRPNLFCLLLLLITTGITSAARAVNNTFDNDSTKESALITRFHFKQYYGGVVVIQALVSNYPDTLQFILDTGSAGISLDTATCLKMGITNTPSDRIIKGLGGAKPVSYAMHHTLRLPGLNIDSLDFHINDYELISQVYGIQVDGIIGFSLLSRYIVTVDYDTEEILIYSKGRFNYPKGGQLLRPSLTQIPLISAPLRVNKKYINNRYYFDTGAGMCLLLSTQFVKDSSIMERRKRSKKIIQTEAQGLGGKMQMSLTTVSEFRIGNYAFRNVPTYIFDDKSNVTAYPFLGGMIGNDLLRRFNITLNYAKKEIYLVPNSHYRDAFDYSYTGLIIYLINGRVEVTDVIKNSPAEKAGFRKGDIIMAINNNLGANLQLFREILKNIGSKAIILISRDNDLIIKKLPIKSIL, from the coding sequence ATGCATAGACCAAATCTGTTTTGCTTATTACTCCTCCTGATAACAACCGGTATCACTTCTGCTGCACGCGCAGTAAATAATACATTTGACAACGATAGTACCAAAGAATCTGCACTGATTACCCGCTTTCATTTTAAACAATATTACGGTGGGGTAGTAGTCATACAGGCATTGGTCAGTAACTATCCGGATACCCTGCAATTCATCCTCGACACCGGCAGTGCCGGTATTTCGCTGGATACCGCTACCTGTTTAAAGATGGGTATTACCAATACGCCTTCTGACAGAATCATCAAAGGCCTGGGTGGCGCCAAACCGGTGTCCTACGCCATGCATCATACCTTACGGTTACCCGGTCTCAATATCGACAGCCTCGATTTTCATATCAACGATTATGAGCTGATCAGCCAGGTGTATGGTATTCAGGTAGATGGTATCATTGGTTTCAGTTTACTTAGCCGGTATATTGTAACCGTTGATTACGATACAGAAGAAATCCTCATTTATTCAAAGGGCAGGTTTAACTATCCCAAAGGTGGACAACTGCTGCGCCCTTCCCTCACACAGATTCCGCTGATATCTGCGCCGCTGCGCGTCAACAAAAAATACATCAACAACCGTTATTACTTCGATACCGGCGCCGGTATGTGCCTGTTGTTATCTACGCAGTTTGTGAAAGACAGCAGCATCATGGAACGCCGGAAACGCAGCAAAAAGATTATACAAACAGAAGCCCAGGGTCTGGGAGGTAAAATGCAAATGTCGCTGACTACGGTATCCGAATTCCGGATCGGCAACTATGCCTTCCGCAATGTACCCACCTATATCTTCGACGACAAAAGCAATGTAACCGCCTATCCCTTTCTGGGAGGCATGATTGGCAACGATCTGCTACGCCGGTTCAACATCACGCTCAACTACGCCAAAAAGGAAATTTACCTGGTACCCAATTCCCATTACCGCGATGCATTTGATTATTCCTACACAGGGCTGATCATCTACCTCATCAACGGACGGGTGGAAGTAACCGATGTGATTAAAAATTCTCCGGCAGAAAAAGCCGGTTTCCGGAAAGGAGATATCATCATGGCTATTAACAACAACCTGGGCGCCAACCTCCAGCTTTTCCGCGAAATCCTGAAAAACATCGGTTCTAAAGCCATCATCCTGATCAGCCGGGACAATGACCTGATTATTAAAAAGTTGCCAATAAAAAGTATTCTTTAA
- the mqnC gene encoding cyclic dehypoxanthinyl futalosine synthase, protein MELQDLYKKAQNFEFLTAAEGVFLFENAPLAELMHIANELRKQQVPHGKVTWQIDRNVNTTNVCTANCKFCNFYRIPGHKDAYITQIDEYKRKIEETLKYGGDQLLLQGGHHPELGLRFYVDLFKELKQLYPALRLHTLGPPEVAHITKLEKSTHIEVLRALQEAGMDSLPGAGAEILNDRVRRLISKGKCGAQEWLDVMRAAHKLNIASSATMMFGHVETVMERFEHLVDIRQVQSEKPEGHYGFTAFIPWTFQDVDTLLARIRGVHNMTTSEEYIRMIAMSRIMLPNIKNIQASWLTVGKQVAQLCLHAGANDFGSIMIEENVVSAAGAPHRFTYLTMQEAIREAGFEPQLRNQLYTFRELPAAIEEQVIDY, encoded by the coding sequence ATGGAACTTCAGGACTTATACAAAAAGGCGCAGAATTTTGAGTTTCTGACAGCAGCGGAGGGGGTCTTCCTATTTGAAAACGCCCCACTGGCAGAACTGATGCATATTGCCAACGAGCTACGTAAACAGCAGGTACCGCACGGCAAGGTCACGTGGCAGATAGACAGGAATGTGAATACGACGAACGTGTGCACGGCCAACTGTAAGTTTTGCAATTTCTATCGTATCCCGGGCCATAAAGATGCTTACATCACACAGATTGATGAGTACAAGCGGAAGATAGAGGAAACCCTGAAATATGGCGGCGATCAGCTGTTGCTGCAGGGTGGCCACCATCCGGAACTGGGCTTACGTTTTTATGTAGACCTGTTTAAGGAGCTGAAACAATTATATCCCGCATTAAGATTACACACGCTCGGGCCCCCCGAAGTAGCGCATATCACCAAACTGGAGAAAAGCACGCACATAGAAGTATTGCGCGCCTTGCAGGAAGCGGGTATGGACAGCTTACCCGGCGCCGGTGCAGAAATACTGAATGACCGTGTGAGACGCCTGATCTCCAAAGGTAAATGTGGTGCACAGGAGTGGCTGGACGTGATGCGGGCAGCACATAAACTGAATATTGCTTCTTCCGCTACCATGATGTTCGGACACGTGGAAACCGTGATGGAACGTTTTGAACACCTGGTGGATATCAGACAGGTACAAAGCGAAAAACCAGAAGGACACTACGGCTTCACTGCCTTTATCCCGTGGACTTTCCAGGATGTAGATACCTTGCTGGCACGTATTCGCGGGGTACATAACATGACCACTTCCGAAGAATATATCCGCATGATTGCCATGAGCCGCATCATGCTGCCCAATATCAAAAACATTCAGGCATCCTGGTTGACTGTAGGTAAACAGGTAGCACAATTGTGTTTACATGCAGGCGCCAACGATTTCGGTTCTATCATGATCGAAGAGAATGTGGTAAGCGCGGCGGGAGCTCCGCATCGTTTTACCTACCTGACTATGCAGGAAGCTATCCGGGAAGCAGGCTTCGAGCCGCAGCTGCGTAACCAGCTGTATACCTTCCGGGAATTACCTGCAGCGATCGAAGAACAGGTAATCGATTATTAA
- a CDS encoding GNAT family N-acetyltransferase: protein MFEVNVNENLFLRQLQLQDAPLVYQQLDISRKSLRRFLPWVDYNTNEEHSRRFIQLMLRKAEEQEAVALGVWYQQQLCGVIDLHGWDHQLQKAEIGYWISEPFQRKGIATAACKGLITYAFKKLRLNKIEIRFVLQNERSGQIPIKLGFAKEGTLRHSAKLHGQYVDMVVMGILRQDWKF, encoded by the coding sequence ATGTTCGAAGTAAACGTTAATGAAAACTTATTCCTGCGGCAATTACAACTGCAGGACGCCCCGCTGGTATATCAACAACTGGATATTTCCCGTAAAAGCCTGCGCAGATTTTTACCCTGGGTGGATTACAATACCAATGAAGAACATTCCCGTCGTTTTATTCAATTGATGTTACGCAAGGCCGAAGAACAGGAAGCCGTTGCGCTGGGGGTCTGGTATCAGCAACAGCTGTGTGGTGTGATAGATCTGCATGGCTGGGATCACCAGTTGCAGAAAGCTGAAATCGGCTACTGGATCAGTGAACCCTTTCAGCGAAAAGGGATTGCTACGGCGGCGTGTAAAGGACTGATCACCTATGCTTTCAAAAAGCTCCGCCTGAATAAAATTGAAATACGTTTTGTATTGCAGAATGAACGCAGCGGGCAAATCCCAATTAAACTGGGATTTGCCAAAGAAGGTACGTTACGCCATAGTGCCAAACTGCATGGGCAGTATGTGGATATGGTGGTAATGGGTATCCTGCGTCAGGACTGGAAATTCTGA